Proteins encoded within one genomic window of Elusimicrobiota bacterium:
- a CDS encoding ATP-binding protein, translating to MLIQFTVGNFRSFKEKVTLSMVKSALHELPENVIKVDEDIELLKSVVVYGANASGKSNLIRALNFIKFFVMYSISFRVNEEIGINNFILNEKTISHPSFFEVVFIIDKIIYRYGFEVDDKKVNKEWLYYRPKTREEKLFSRDGLTFDTSNFPEGKGLENKTRENCSFLSVVSQFNGEISSKIVKWFSKLRINISGNYQSFQNRTIDRVEKEPNLREDVVKFISIADNGIEDFRVKLINTPIEPTEKNIAEKVEKEVKTKLIYFVRKVFNIKNEVVEKLEMPLNYSESEGTKKMFALSVPIIDAIRNGEIMIMDELENSLHPLLFKHIIKLFNSASNTKGAQLIFTTHNLTCMDNECFRRDQIWFTEKNSFGESTLFSLADYKVNDKKIRNDATYSKDYLLGKYGAVPFIDDIDLSFEEKSGE from the coding sequence ATGCTTATTCAGTTTACGGTTGGTAATTTCCGTTCATTTAAAGAAAAGGTTACACTAAGTATGGTGAAATCTGCTTTACATGAGTTGCCAGAGAATGTAATTAAAGTAGATGAAGATATTGAACTGTTAAAAAGCGTAGTGGTTTATGGCGCTAATGCGAGTGGAAAAAGTAATTTGATCAGAGCGTTGAATTTTATAAAATTTTTTGTTATGTACTCCATATCTTTTCGGGTAAATGAAGAAATAGGAATAAATAACTTTATTTTAAACGAGAAAACAATTTCTCATCCGTCTTTTTTCGAAGTTGTCTTTATTATAGATAAAATTATATATAGATATGGTTTTGAAGTCGATGACAAAAAAGTAAATAAAGAATGGCTTTATTATAGGCCAAAAACAAGAGAAGAAAAACTGTTTTCAAGAGATGGATTAACCTTTGATACATCTAATTTCCCCGAAGGAAAAGGCTTGGAGAATAAGACAAGAGAAAATTGTTCCTTTTTGTCTGTAGTTTCTCAATTTAATGGGGAGATATCTTCAAAAATAGTAAAATGGTTTTCAAAGTTGCGCATAAATATTTCTGGTAATTATCAATCATTTCAAAACCGCACTATTGATAGGGTGGAGAAGGAACCGAATCTTAGAGAAGATGTTGTTAAATTTATATCCATTGCCGATAATGGAATTGAGGATTTTAGAGTAAAATTGATCAATACTCCGATAGAACCAACAGAAAAAAACATAGCGGAAAAGGTTGAAAAAGAAGTAAAAACAAAACTGATATATTTTGTTCGTAAGGTATTTAATATAAAAAACGAAGTTGTCGAGAAACTTGAAATGCCATTGAATTACTCTGAATCAGAAGGCACAAAAAAGATGTTTGCTCTTTCTGTACCTATAATTGATGCTATCAGAAACGGCGAGATTATGATTATGGATGAACTTGAGAATTCCTTGCATCCTTTATTGTTTAAGCACATCATTAAACTGTTTAACTCAGCTTCAAATACAAAGGGCGCGCAGCTTATTTTTACGACTCATAATTTGACTTGTATGGATAACGAATGTTTTCGCAGGGATCAAATATGGTTCACTGAAAAAAATAGTTTTGGCGAATCAACCTTGTTTTCTTTGGCAGATTACAAGGTAAATGACAAAAAAATAAGAAATGATGCAACTTATAGTAAAGATTATTTATTAGGGAAATACGGCGCCGTTCCTTTTATTGATGACATAGATTTGTCCTTTGAGGAAAAAAGTGGTGAATAA